The following coding sequences lie in one Indicator indicator isolate 239-I01 chromosome 2, UM_Iind_1.1, whole genome shotgun sequence genomic window:
- the CRIPT gene encoding cysteine-rich PDZ-binding protein translates to MVCDKCEKKLGTVITPDTWKDGARNTTESGGRKLNENKALTSKKARFDPYGKNKFAICRICKSSVHQPGSHYCQGCAYKKGICSMCGKKVLDTKNYKQTSV, encoded by the exons ATGGTGTGCGACAAGT GTGAGAAGAAACTCGGTACCGTAATCACTCCCGATACGTGGAAAGATGGTGCAAGAAACACTACAG AAAGCGGTGGCCGCAAGTTAAATGAAAACAAGGCTTTGACCTCAAAGAAGGCAAG GTTTGATCCGTATGGAAAGAACAAATTTGCAATATGTCGGATTTGTAAGAGTTCTGTCCATCAGCCAGGGTCTCACTATTGTCAAGGATGTGCCTATAAAAAAG GCATCTGCTCAATGTGTGGCAAGAAGGTCTTGGATACGAAGAACTACAAGCAAACTTCTGTCTAA